From the genome of Periplaneta americana isolate PAMFEO1 chromosome 17, P.americana_PAMFEO1_priV1, whole genome shotgun sequence:
ATAGTCGAAGACTTGAAGGATCATTCTATAATATGTGGCGATTTACATAATAAGCCTTAGGCTGAGGTGCTAGACTTGGGGCCTTCCtccgaaagaaaaaaagaatgaaaagtttTGTACATTTACACAAACCTACTTGCTCACTTCGCATTGTTAAGCTTAGAAGAAATGATTGAAGACATCGTTAATTTACTGGTAAAATGATCCATAAATATTCTAAttgctaagaaaaaaaaaaatgttatgttttatttaacgatgctcgcaactgcagaggttatatcagcatcgccggatgtgccggaattttgtcccacaggagttcttatacatgccagtaaatctactgacatgagcgtgtcgcatttaagcacacttaaatgccatcaacctggcccaggatcgaacccgcaaccttgggcatagaaggccagcgctataccaacttgccaaccaggtcgactaattactaagaaagatcgGTGGCAATTAAACAGTGACATTTCTCAAAGTATTTTGAACACATTTAATCATTGCattcttttattaataacttctttTGGAACGTAATAACTTACAATGTTTCTTAACTTTAACCTCAGTTTGAAACATCAAATCTGGAACAGCAGTGACAACAAGAACTCGACCAGTGATTAAGGATAGTTTGGGCTTTAATGCATGTGGAATATTCATGATATAAATGTGACTGATATTGGATAATATTTTATAGGCTGCAAACTGTAGTCTAGATTTGCCAAACATGATACACAATGATAACGTGCCTGAAGTAAGACGAAATCCTCCATTTATTGCTTTCCACGTTATGCTACTTTCAGTATGCATTCACAGCCTGCTAATATAGACGGCACACTATGTACGTTGTAGTTGTTGATTtctatatgaatacataatatgtCATTGATGTTACATTTGTTACAGATGCGCACCTTTATCTAATATAGGTGTGACCTTGTAAATTCCTGTTGAGTTGTAGTGTTAATATATTTGCTTATAGATTATATATTTCTGCTAATGCCGATTTaaggtaagcattcactacatcgtatcgcactcctcgtacgaatcgcacacaacggatattttaagtgcagtgcgttcactgtaacagcttcacctcatcgcctcatcggattcccctatcagctgtttaagacatgacgtcgtacgatattgacattgctgaaagcagaggagttgaggttaggtctattaattacgtctgttagcgaataagaatttgtaattgcttaatGCGTCATAAtttaagaggaagaaacgaaagaaatattggttacataatatatatgtagtccacacctgtggagtaacggtcagcgcgtctggctgcgaaaccaggtggcccgggttcgaatcccggtcggggcaagttacctggttgaggttttttccggggttttccctcaacccaatatgagcaaatgctgggtaactttcggtgctggatcccggactcatttcaccggcgttatcaccttcatctcattcagacgctaaataacctagatgttgttacagcgtcgtaaaataatccaataaaataaaaaatatatatgtaagaaatgactttATTACTGTAATGGAAACTCCTCAAactatataattcttcgcaattttctacacgcgaaataagttttccgtctgccgttttggcgcgacactgaacatggcacaacataatagtaacagttgacgaattaaaattgatttattaatgaaggccatgatcgcacgcattggaaaagttgctcatccaagagacatggacggatttgccgagaggcgatgcttCCATTACGATTTAGTAAACgtagttacataacaattacagcaaagatagtcattttccgatccgtgcgattcatCCGATGAgtgtgatacgatgtagtgaacgcttacctttaatgTGACCTTTTTTATAACCTAATGCTTAATTTCTATTATAGTTTTACAGACAATCATGACAGACAAGCACTTGAAGACCACACGACTGTTTATAAGGCTGGCAAGCATTCTGTTTCGTCGGAAAACTTAATACGGTCTCATGGATCTAAGAATCGATTCAAATGCGAcgtctgtggaaagtgtttctcacagTCGCCTTCTCTAACAATCCATAAGCGAGTGCATAtgggcgagaaacctttcaaatgcaatatatgtggaaagtgtttctcccAGCCAACTCTGCTAAAGAAGCATGAACActtgcacacaggcgagaaacctttcaagtgtCATGTTTGTGGAAAGTCTTTCGCGGATTCGAGTAACTTCAGATGCCATGAACGCATTCACACGGGTGAgagaccattcaaatgcgatgtgtgtggaaagtgCTTCTTACAACAAAATAAACTAAGAAGTCATAAACTCGAGCATACCGGAGAcagacctttcaaatgtgatatttgtgggaAGTATTTCGCGCAGCCAAGTAAATTGAAAGGTCATGAACGTCGGCATACAGATGAGAAACGATTCAAGTGCAATGTTTGTGGGAAATGTTTCTTACAGTCAAGTGAATTGAAGAGGCATGAACGCCTACATACTGGTGTGAAACCCTTTAAATGCCAACTTTGTGGTAAGTCTTTCTCGGATTCGGGTAACTTAAAAAGCCATGAACGCATTCATTCCcgtgagaaaccattcaaatgcagtGTTTGTGGAAAGTGCTTCCTTCAgcaaaataaacttaaaagtcaTGAACTCGAGCATACCGGCGAGAAACTCTTCAAATGTGatttttgtggaaagtgtttctcgcaGTCAGGTAAATTGAAAGGTCATGAATATAGGCACACAGTTGAGAAACCATTCAAGTgcaatgtttgtggaaagtgcttCTTACGGTCAAATGAATTGAAGAGGCATGAACGCCAACACACTGGcgtgaaacctttcaaatgccaACTTTGTGGAAAGGCTTTCTCGGATTCGGGTAACTTAAAGAGCCATGAACGCATTCATTCCGGTGAGAAACCATTcaagtgcgatgtttgtggaaaaaGTTTCACACAGCTGAGTACTAAGAAAAGGCATGAACACGGATATAAAGGCGAGAAATCGTTCAAATGTATTGTGGAAAGTGCTTCTGTCTGTGGACTACCCTAGAAGGATGCTTGTGGAGATGTTTTCAACTTACAGAAAATACGCGAAAGATGGCATGTTACTGAGAAACTATTCAAGTGGGATATTTGTGGAAATAATTCTAGAAACGATTCAGTAAAATGTAGTGTGGAAAAATATACTGGGCTAGTTGACAAGATTAAAGTTTGGAGAAAAAGTGGAATTTTTCAGGAAAGGACCAAAAGAGATGAAAAATGTCAAATTTATATCTTTCTAACACTACATATTGGTTATCATTGATACATACTGgaattttcctttttattaaattacagtgcaatagggaagcattttaatttgtaaaaagtaaaacaTGCTATGTTTTACACAATATTCTTATATAACAGGTCATGTGCATCTATATTTTTCTTGTATATTGGGCTGTgtcttcaaaataaaattgtatagtaaCCTTTAAATAGGACAAAAAGTATTCTAATTACAGAAAAAGAACTCACAGCAATACTCATCCAGTAAAAAGTCCCACACCTCATAACTGGTAATTTTTCTAAGTATGGTAGACCTATTTTAGAACATCATTGTTTGACTTAGCAATTCTTCATTAAACTCTTCATTTTCATATTCTAATACCCTATCATGTCCTTGTGATTAATTTAACTAGTCTAGGGGTACCTGACATAGTGTCTTtcgctttctttttttctatttgtgcgATAGTGATATCGCAGGTTAAAAACGAATGTCCTACAAGAAGAAATTTTTATTCAGCCCTTCtgaaacaaaatgaaatcatAAAAATAGCAACATCTTGTTTATGTTTTGGGCGTCGTAGTTGCCACTTCGAAACTTATATTTTCTGATCAGAGCCCAAATACCGTTTTTTCTTTTGGCCCTACAATAGTGGCTTTATTGTGTTAGGAATTAATTAACACAATTTACAATTCGTTGTGTTAGGaattaattaacataatttacaattcgtTGGATGTTCTCAtcggtatatttttatttttatctttgttgccggctggccttctatgcccaaggttgcgggttcgatctcgggccaggtcgatggcatttaagtgtgcttaaatgcgacaggctcatgtcagtagatttactggcatgtaaaagaactgcgggacaaaattccggcacatccggcgacgctgatataacctctgcagttgcgagcgtcgttaaataaaacaacataacATCTTTGTTGCCTCTCTTTTCACTGTGTGATATCTCACCTAACCTAAGGTGCTTAATAAGGGTTTCAATTCGTGTCTTTTAGTAATAGCAAATACATCCATAAACGTAGTGGgcctagttggcgagttggtatagcgctgcttaaatgcgacaggctcatgtcagtagatttactggtatgtaaaagaactcctgcgggacaaaattccggcggaAATTCGTAGAGTGATATtgttcctccactcttttttttttctattcgaagtacacaatggtacacaacaatatgtcattttgaatcatatcacaataaagTCCCATACCAGTAGGAAGAAGCAGATACTTGGCagtcagtgccatctggcgggaattgCATATATTCTCGAATACAGCTTGAATACAGCTTGAACACAGGGATCAAGATGAATTGTCTCATCTAACTCAATTGAGCTCtataatgttgagatcactgTCTAACTCACGGTTTTTTTTAAGTAAACTGGCATCACGACCTCCTTGATCACATCATCCGGAACATATAGTTAAATTACTTTAcaatattattcctattattttgTATGGACATTGGTCGTGGTTTATCTTGCAGACTGACAGCTGAAACAAATATATCAATCCATTATATTCTTCCAGAGAGGTAAGTATATT
Proteins encoded in this window:
- the LOC138692886 gene encoding zinc finger protein 726-like; this translates as MDVIKKEPEVDPLAIHWSDTDENKPLSEEVNLLEPHVAAVKMEYVDDSCDLTSEFGVEETAVPTNFVSIKCEVEEELCDLHTVKDELEQEVTAEENAILPDSFTDNHDRQALEDHTTVYKAGKHSVSSENLIRSHGSKNRFKCDVCGKCFSQSPSLTIHKRVHMGEKPFKCNICGKCFSQPTLLKKHEHLHTGEKPFKCHVCGKSFADSSNFRCHERIHTGERPFKCDVCGKCFLQQNKLRSHKLEHTGDRPFKCDICGKYFAQPSKLKGHERRHTDEKRFKCNVCGKCFLQSSELKRHERLHTGVKPFKCQLCGKSFSDSGNLKSHERIHSREKPFKCSVCGKCFLQQNKLKSHELEHTGEKLFKCDFCGKCFSQSGKLKGHEYRHTVEKPFKCNVCGKCFLRSNELKRHERQHTGVKPFKCQLCGKAFSDSGNLKSHERIHSGEKPFKCDVCGKSFTQLSTKKRHEHGYKGEKSFKCIVESASVCGLP